Proteins encoded in a region of the Tripterygium wilfordii isolate XIE 37 chromosome 21, ASM1340144v1, whole genome shotgun sequence genome:
- the LOC119988236 gene encoding TLC domain-containing protein 4-A-like: MSVPQKTVVAFKSYQNQAEVLVKKYLFADPFIPYTSILGGLLACKVVYDLTQLISTFYFKTYSSLTKIQRIEWNNRGISTAHAIFITTMSLYFVFWSDLFSDRQHFGLVTFRSSPLSAFGLGVSVGYFFADLGVIFWLYPSLGGMEYVIHHSLSGISVAYSMFSGEGQLYTYMVLISEVTTPVINMRWYLDTAGMKRSNAYLINGVLIFFLWLIARILLFLYLFNHVYRHYDQVMQLHIMGYLLVFVVPTALAILNLMWFGRILKGLKKTLAKKQ; encoded by the exons ATGTCAGTTCCCCAAAAGACTGTTGTGGCTTTCAAGTCTTACCAAAATCAGGCTGAGGTGCTGGTTAAGAAATACTTATTTGCAGATCCTTTCATTCCATACACTTCAATCCTTGGTGGCTTACTTGCTTGCAAAGTG GTCTATGATCTCACACAGTTAATCAGCACATTCTACTTCAAGACTTATTCTAGTCTCACAAAAATCCAGCGAATTGAGTGGAACAATCG TGGTATATCTACAGCTCACGCGATTTTCATTACAACCATGTCCTTGTACTTCGTGTTCTGGTCAGATCTCTTTTCTGACAGACAGCATTTTGGTCTTGTTACCTTCCGAAGTTCACCTCTCTCGGCTTTTGGCTTGGGG GTTTCGGTGGGGTACTTCTTTGCAGATCTTGGAGTGATTTTTTGGCTATATCCTTCCTTGGGTGGAATGGAGTAT GTCATCCATCACTCTCTTTCCGGAATATCTGTAGCATATTCTATGTTTTCTGGAGAAGGGCAGCTTTACACATATATGGTCCTCATCTCTGAGGTGACAACCCCAGTGATAAATATGAGATG GTATCTTGATACTGCTGGTATGAAGAGGTCCAATGCATATCTCATTAATGgtgttttgatattttttctttGGCTG ATTGCAAGAATCCTGCTCTTCCTTTACTTGTTTAACCATGTCTACCGGCACTATGATCAG GTCATGCAGTTGCACATCATGGGTTATCTCTTGGTTTTTGTGGTTCCTACAGCACTAGCTATTCTGAACTTAATGTGGTTTGGGAGGATTTTGAAGGGCTTAAAGAAAACACTGGCGAAGAAGCAGTGA
- the LOC119988239 gene encoding transcription termination factor MTEF18, mitochondrial yields MITQLHHLVVVSPVIYLRARDMQNLYPVSLQVRGFGGTGHTLDSKISCFKSTRPPSPLFASRVSRVAKTEAQDVLFDYLHCTRSYSFTDAEHISKNSPRFIQDLLSKIDSEKDVVRSLTKFLRYNPINEFEPFFESLGLSPSELPSLLPRNLMYLNDDHLMLENVHILCNYGIPRGRIGRMYKEAKEIFGHDYGVLALKLQSYENLDLSKSTVIKLVSCCPSVLVGGIDTNFVQVLEILKKLKLRNDWIGGYLTGKCTYNWRRILDTLDFLEKVGYREDQLLDLLKNNPALVFEGSGKKIYILFGRLVKLGLKMDEVYSLFIQNPKLLLERFAKNLLHAIYFLFYIGMTAEDVASIVSIHTELVFSCSLKGPKTVCKELKVGKDGLCEIIKGDSLKLFSLASKSKVKRNEQVGSQDPRKRMEKTDFLLRLGYVENSDEMMKALKQFRGRADQLQERFDYLVQAGLDFNVVSSIIKQAPMVLNQSKEVVEKKIDCLTKCLNYPLESVVAFPAYLCYDLERIKHRFSMYVWLRERGVAKPMLSLSTLLACSDARFVKYFVNVHPEGPAMWESLKKSSTAS; encoded by the coding sequence ATGATTACACAACTCCACCATCTTGTTGTTGTATCTCCTGTTATTTACCTAAGGGCCCGTGATATGCAAAACCTATATCCAGTTTCCCTTCAAGTTCGAGGCTTTGGCGGCACAGGACATACCCTTGATTCAAAAATCTCATGCTTTAAGTCAACTCGGCCACCAAGTCCACTTTTTGCTAGCCGTGTATCTCGGGTTGCTAAAACTGAGGCTCAAGATGTGCTCTTTGATTACCTGCATTGTACTAGGAGCTATAGTTTCACTGATGCTGAGCATATCAGCAAGAACTCCCCTCGTTTCATTCAAGACTTGCTATCCAAGATTGACAGTGAGAAAGATGTTGTAAGATCCTTAACCAAATTTTTAAGGTACAATCCTATCAATGAGTTTGAGCCGTTCTTTGAGAGTTTGGGTTTGAGCCCATCTGAGCTCCCTTCTCTTCTTCCACGGAACTTGATGTATTTGAATGATGATCACCTTATGCTTGAGAATGTTCATATTTTATGCAATTATGGGATTCCTCGTGGTAGAATTGGTAGGATGTACAAGGAAGCAAAAGAGATCTTTGGACATGATTATGGGGTTCTGGCTTTGAAACTTCAGAGTTATGAAAATTTGGACTTAAGCAAAAGCACAGTTATAAAGCTGGTCAGTTGTTGTCCATCAGTTTTGGTTGGTGGTATCGACACTAATTTTGTTCAAGTTCTtgaaattttgaagaaattaaagTTGAGAAATGACTGGATTGGGGGATATTTAACTGGTAAATGCACATATAATTGGAGGAGAATTCTTGATACCCTGGATTTCCTTGAGAAAGTTGGTTACCGTGAAGATCAGTTACTTGATTTGCTTAAAAACAACCCGGCACTAGTGTTTGAAGGTTCGGGGAAGAAGATTTATATATTGTTTGGCCGGCTGGTCAAGTTGGGTCTCAAAATGGATGAAGTTTATTCTTTATTCATACAAAACCCAAAACTATTGCTGGAAAGATTTGCCAAAAATCTTTTGCATGCAATATATTTCCTGTTTTACATTGGAATGACAGCAGAAGACGTTGCAAGCATTGTATCAATCCATACAGAACTTGTGTTTTCGTGTTCCTTGAAAGGACCAAAAACTGTTTGTAAAGAACTGAAAGTTGGGAAAGATGGTTTATGCGAAATTATAAAGGGAGACTCATTGAAGCTGTTCAGTTTAGCGTCTAAATCAAAAGTCAAAAGAAATGAGCAGGTAGGCTCCCAAGATCCAAGAAAGCGTATGgaaaaaacagattttttgttGAGATTGGGGTATGTCGAGAATTCGGATGAGATGATGAAAGCTTTAAAACAGTTCAGAGGCAGAGCTGATCAGTTACAGGAGAGGTTTGATTACTTGGTTCAAGCCGGTTTGGACTTCAATGTTGTGTCTAGCATAATTAAACAGGCTCCAATGGTTCTTAACCAGAGCAAAGAAGTagtggagaagaagattgattgCTTAACAAAATGTTTAAATTACCCACTTGAGTCTGTGGTGGCTTTTCCAGCCTACTTATGTTATGATCTAGAGAGGATTAAGCATAGGTTTTCAATGTATGTTTGGCTAAGGGAGAGAGGTGTAGCAAAGCCCATGTTATCCTTGAGCACCCTTCTCGCATGTTCAGATGCACGGTTTgtaaaatattttgtaaatgtACATCCAGAAGGCCCAGCCATGTGGGAAAGCTTGAAGAAATCATCAACTGCAAGCTAA
- the LOC119989418 gene encoding BTB/POZ domain and ankyrin repeat-containing protein NPR1-like, which produces MNLSLVLWKAIFLCTLWLEEAKGLGPILSCVKLHHKFALYQEKALLIRCYMYLQRRLLNFVGKALVDDVIPILLVAFHCQSSQLRTQCVDRVARSNLDIISIEKELPYEVVEEIKLIRRNSVSAEQNTEAVDPLHEKRIRKIHKALDSDDVELVKLLLTESDVTLDDANALHYAAAYCDPKIVTEVLSLGLADVNFRNSRGYTVLHVAAMRREPSVIVSLLNKGASAVESTSDGQSAVSICRRLTRPKDYHAKTAQGQEANKDRLCIDVLEREIRRNPLAGDVTIDSQIGDEDLHVKLFYLENRVAFARLFFPAEAKVAMDIANAETTSEFVDLASSKGSRGELREVDLNETPIMRNKRLLTRLIALMKTVETGRRYFPNCSEVLDKFIEDDLPDLFHLEKGTTDEQHIKKSCFMELKDDVQKAFDKDKAEIRRTGLSPSSSSSSLKDGLTKKFRKL; this is translated from the exons ATGAATCTTTCATTAGTACTGTGGAAGGCCATTTTTCTGTGTACATTGTGGTTGGAAGAAGCAAAGGGTCTTGGGCCTATTCTCTCATGTGTCAAACTGCATCATAAATTTGCATTATACCAAGAAAAGGCATTACTAATTAGATGCTACATGTATTTACAGAGACGCCTTCTTAACTTTGTTGGAAAGGCTCTGGTGGATGATGTTATCCCAATTCTTTTGGTTGCTTTCCATTGTCAATCAAGTCAGCTTCGTACTCAGTGTGTTGATAGAGTAGCAAGATCAAATCTTGATATCATCTCCATTGAGAAAGAGCTTCCTTATGAAGTTGTGGAAGAAATCAAACTGATTCGCCGCAACTCGGTATCTGCAGAACAAAATACAGAAGCTGTTGACCCCTTGCATGAAAAGAGAATTAGGAAAATACACAAGGCGTTAGACTCGGATGATGTTGAACTTGTAAAGCTCCTTCTTACTGAGTCTGATGTAACTTTAGATGATGCCAATGCTCTCCATTATGCTGCTGCATACTGTGACCCCAAAATTGTAACGGAGGTGCTCAGCCTGGGTTTGGCTGATGTCAACTTTCGCAATTCTCGAGGTTATACAGTTCTCCATGTTGCTGCAATGCGTAGAGAGCCATCAGTGATTGTGTCCCTTTTGAACAAAGGGGCTTCTGCTGTAGAATCAACATCAGATGGGCAAAGCGCTGTTAGCATTTGCCGAAGGTTAACAAGGCCAAAAGATTATCATGCAAAAACAGCACAGGGTCAGGAAGCAAATAAAGACAGGCTATgtattgatgttttagagagagaaatccgGAGAAATCCATTGGCTGGGGATGTAACTATCGATTCCCAAATAGGGGACGAGGATCTGCACGTGAAGCTTTTTTACCTAGAAAATAGAG TGGCATTTGCACGATTATTTTTCCCTGCTGAAGCCAAGGTGGCCATGGACATTGCAAATGCTGAGACAACCTCTGAGTTTGTCGATCTTGCTTCATCAAAAGGTTCAAGAGGGGAGTTAAGGGAGGTCGACCTAAATGAGACCCCTATAATGCGCAACAAAAGACTTCTAACTCGCTTGATAGCCCTCATGAAAACAG TGGAGACGGGTCGGCGCTATTTCCCTAATTGCTCAGAGGTGCTTGATAAATTCATAGAGGATGACCTTCCTGACCTGTTTCACCTCGAAAAGGGCACCACAGATGAGCAGCATATCAAGAAGTCATGCTTCATGGAGCTTAAGGATGATGTCCAAAAGGCTTTTGATAAGGACAAGGCTGAAATTAGACGCACTGGGTTGTCGccctcttcatcatcttcttctttaaaAGATGGTCTCACCAAAAAGTTTCGGAAATTGTGA
- the LOC119989098 gene encoding probable E3 ubiquitin-protein ligase ARI11 — protein sequence MLKMEGLEISNDESYVKLLREDDEEDFRSCCEDDDDEQVWKDNEVLAKEEQLDNLDEFSVKMYFKGISIAKAEDSCSGFSGIGVVIERSADFPTIQVQKELQFYVEESVADYLALMDGLAEAVRSKIRCVYAFTDSELLYDQIAHEKKLEIPILVALRQRILEHANNLDVFVLKLVPSAKLEIPLQLAKVAVGLVSSPSKGNKVLENCSICCEDKPSSMMITMKCSHEFCSHCMRTYVDGKVQSSQVPVRCPQLGCKYYISTGECRLFLPHVSYEYFEKALEEADVLHSDKMYCPFPSCSVLFDPNECLSARASSSSQSDNSCVECPVCQRFICVECGVPWHSSMSCEEYQCLPLEERDAADITLHRLAQNQRWRRCQQCRRMIELAQGCYHMTCLCRHEFCYSCGAEYRNGQQTCQCAFWDDNNSEDLVSHSVQESEQWAWEAFNSLPMIMDGYSDQEKSQLALIQRFLSGGFSLSDHNPCQSPPRCTDSYVDTMKDLHQLPWLERFVSVISDNYYEDFIQ from the exons ATGCTGAAAATGGAGGGACTAGAGATTTCCAATGATGAGTCTTATGTGAAACTCTTGAGGGAAGATGATGAGGAAGACTTTCGAAGTTGTTGTGAAGATGACGATGATGAGCAAGTTTGGAAAGACAACGAAGTATTGGCAAAGGAAGAGCAGCTGGATAATCTAGATGAATTTTCGGTCAAGAtgtatttcaagggcatttcAATTGCCAAGGCTGAAGATTCCTGCTCTGGGTTCTCCGGGATTGGGGTGGTTATTGAAAGGTCAGCGGACTTTCCTACTATTCAGGTGCAAAAGGAGCTTCAATTCTATGTTGAGGAATCTGTGGCGGACTATTTAGCTTTGATGGATGGACTGGCAGAGGCCGTGCGGAGCAAAATCCGTTGTGTGTATGCTTTCACTGATTCTGAGTTGTTATATGATCAG ATTGCCCATGAGAAAAAATTAGAGATTCCGATTCTGGTAGCACTCAGGCAAAGGATTTTGGAACATGCAAATAACCTGGATGTTTTTGTGCTAAAGCTTGTTCCCAGTGCTAAGCTCGAGATACCATTGCAATTAGCAAAAGTAGCAGTTGGGCTTGTCTCCTCTCCTTCCAAGGGAAATAAAGTACTGGAAAACTGTTCCATTTGCTGTGAAGACAAACCATCATCAATGATGATTACGATGAAGTGTTCCCACGAATTCTGTTCTCATTGTATGAGGACCTATGTTGATGGAAAAGTACAATCATCTCAAGTACCTGTTAGATGCCCTCAGTTGGGATGCAAATATTACATATCGACTGGTGAATGCAGATTGTTTCTTCCTCACGTTTCTTATGAATATTTTGAGAAGGCCCTTGAAGAAGCAGATGTTCTTCACTCGGATAAAATGTACTGTCCATTTCCAAGTTGCTCTGTGCTCTTTGATCCCAATGAATGTTTGTCTGCCAGGGCGAGCTCATCAAGTCAGTCGGATAACAGCTGTGTTGAGTGCCCCGTTTGTCAGAGGTTTATCTGTGTGGAATGTGGGGTTCCTTGGCATTCTTCAATGAGTTGTGAAGAGTACCAGTGCCTCCCATTGGAGGAGAGAGATGCTGCAGACATTACTTTGCATCGCCTGGCACAAAATCAGAGGTGGAGGCGTTGCCAACAGTGCCGTAGGATGATCGAGCTCGCTCAAGGTTGCTACCACATGACCTGCTT GTGTAGGCATGAGTTCTGTTATTCATGCGGTGCTGAATACAGGAATGGCCAACAGACTTGTCAGTGTGCCTTTTGGGATGATAACAATTCCGAGGACTTGGTTTCTCACTCAGTTCAAGAATCAGAACAATGGGCATGGGAGGCTTTCAATTCACTCCCTATGATCATGGATGGATACTCAGACCAAGAGAAGTCACAACTGGCACTTATCCAGAGATTCCTCTCTGGGGGTTTCAGTCTGAGTGACCATAATCCGTGCCAGTCTCCACCTCGTTGTACAGACTCATACGTGGATACCATGAAGGATCTTCATCAGCTCCCATGGCTCGAGAGGTTCGTTTCTGTTATAAGTGACAATTACTACGAAGACTTCATCCAGTGA
- the LOC119989861 gene encoding uncharacterized protein LOC119989861, producing the protein MDSSSSHQSSHHHHQQQPLPLHLCFFLLILLMFVGLSWYINYEPVLESIFDQVKILLIVSPLVLLLVVHWISSDESGRFSYLIPLPEKDSLHRAGGTPWGVGLMLVLLLFMISYQSYFQERWFPLLSR; encoded by the coding sequence ATGGATAGTTCTTCCTCTCATCAGTctagccaccaccaccaccaacaacaaCCATTGCCTTTGCACTTGTGTTTCTTCCTGCTAATACTACTAATGTTTGTTGGGCTGTCATGGTACATAAACTATGAGCCTGTTCTGGAGAGCATATTTGATCAAGTGAAGATTTTACTCATAGTGTCTCCTTTGGTGCTTCTGTTGGTTGTCCACTGGATTTCAAGTGATGAGAGTGGGAGATTCTCTTACTTGATTCCATTACCAGAGAAAGATTCACTTCATAGAGCTGGAGGGACTCCATGGGGAGTTGGGCTTATGCTTGTTCTTCTCCTTTTCATGATCTCCTACCAGTCTTACTTCCAAGAAAGATGGTTTCCTCTTCTTAGTAGATAG
- the LOC119989979 gene encoding F-box/kelch-repeat protein At1g57790-like, whose amino-acid sequence MENEYRDWSQLVPEILDLIASRLSLADYYRFGSVCTTWRHSRSSYRHPIPWLLYSRFRTSKSRGFYCLQNKRFYQIPMPEAFRQGWWSGSSHGWLIMFNQKNYSDSLFNPFTGNTIPLPNNHHNLNHGDLFNFSVWKKRFTSCIKAILSSEPTLANIAAGRCVVAAIVIRDEVSAAAWWDDGDNHDDHLLARWDDDGNHDYHLLVFCRPGDENWTPCVIPNDFDLEIANIIFSDGKLYGITRFLHLYVFDINDKAISWRKLLTHPPSTITSKEKAFHNPLYMVESRGELLLIIRVMSLQLRPGPSRRYTKSFSIFKLDSRTDPASWVRVEDIHGRVLFVGRDQPQLIELSGFHEWSGFESNCIYYVDDDYDDAENSSPEIGVFRLDGRLRLLPRGISIIPFFGYPCLFPSIWFTPNP is encoded by the coding sequence ATGGAAAACGAATACAGAGATTGGTCACAACTTGTTCCTGAGATCTTGGATTTGATAGCATCACGCTTGAGTCTTGCTGATTATTACAGGTTTGGATCGGTTTGCACTACATGGAGGCATTCAAGATCTTCTTATCGTCATCCCATTCCATGGTTACTGTATTCCAGGTTTCGAACATCCAAAAGCAGAGGCTTCTATTGCCTCCAGAACAAAAGATTCTACCAAATCCCCATGCCAGAAGCTTTTCGCCAAGGTTGGTGGTCTGGATCCTCTCATGGTTGGCTGATTATGTTTAACCAGAAGAACTACAGTGACTCTTTATTCAACCCTTTCACTGGAAATACGATCCCACTGCCAAACAACCACCATAACCTGAACCACGGCGACCTGTTCAACTTTTCTGTATGGAAGAAGAGATTTACATCTTGCATCAAAGCTATTTTATCATCGGAGCCCACTCTGGCAAACATAGCTGCTGGTCGGTGTGTGGTTGCTGCAATTGTCATCCGGGATGAGGTTTCTGCAGCTGCTTGGTGGGATGATGGTGATAACCATGATGATCATCTTCTAGCTCGGTGGGATGATGATGGCAACCATGATTATCATCTCCTAGTGTTTTGCCGTCCAGGAGATGAAAACTGGACACCGTGTGTGATTCCAAATgattttgatttggaaattgcCAACATAATTTTCAGTGACGGAAAGTTATATGGCATCACCCGATTCCTTCACCTCTATGTTTTCGACATCAACGATAAGGCTATTTCTTGGAGAAAATTGCTAACACATCCACCTAGTACTATAACTTCGAAAGAAAAAGCTTTTCATAACCCCTTATACATGGTGGAATCAAGAGGAGAACTTCTATTGATTATTAGGGTAATGTCATTGCAACTACGTCCTGGACCTTCACGTCGCTACACAAAGTCATTCTCAATATTTAAGCTGGACTCAAGGACTGATCCCGCAAGTTGGGTTAGAGTAGAAGACATCCATGGTCGGGTCTTGTttgttggtagagatcaaccgCAATTAATTGAATTGTCTGGCTTCCATGAATGGTCTGGTTTCGAAAGCAATTGCATCTATTACGTTGATGATGATTACGACGACGCTGAGAATTCAAGCCCTGAGATTGGCGTGTTTAGATTAGATGGACGACTACGACTGCTTCCGAGGGGTATTTCTATCATACCATTTTTTGGTTATCCGTGTCTCTTTCCATCTATTTGGTTTACTCCGAATCCATAG
- the LOC119989760 gene encoding fe(2+) transport protein 1-like — translation MANSTLNLNLNLKLLLFFVTISILTPQALSQSNECNSVESNSCNNKAKALPLKIIAIVSILVTSVIGVTAPLLSRSIPALSPDRNLFLIVKAFASGIILATGFMHVLPDSFDMLWSNCLKENPWHKFPFTGFVAMFSAIVTLMVDSMSTSVYMKKMNNGVVVVHAESTSPSTTTREGDREMGAVNFGHHNHQHQAMMKTGTGDSQLLRCRVIAMVLELGIVVHSVVIGLSLGASSNTCSIKGLVAALCFHQMFEGMGLGGCILQAEYGLLKRMVMVFFFSVTTPFGIALGIALSSTYKENSPTALITVGLLNASSAGLLIYMALVDLLSQDFMGTKLQGSIKLQIKCYIAVLLGAGGMSLMAKWA, via the exons ATGGCCAACTCcactctcaatctcaatctcaatctcaaGCTCCTCTTGTTCTTCGTCACCATTTCAATCTTAACACCACAAGCACTCTCACAATCCAATGAATGCAACAGTGTTGAGTCCAACTCTTGCAACAACAAAGCCAAAGCATTACCTCTCAAAATCATAGCAATTGTGTCAATACTTGTTACTAGCGTAATTGGTGTCACAGCACCACTACTCTCCCGTTCGATCCCGGCTCTGAGCCCAGATCGAAACCTGTTTTTGATCGTTAAGGCGTTTGCGTCTGGGATTATACTGGCAACCGGGTTCATGCACGTATTACCGGATTCTTTTGACATGTTATGGTCTAATTGTTTGAAGGAGAATCCATGGCACAAGTTTCCTTTTACAGGGTTTGTGGCAATGTTCTCTGCAATTGTTACACTAATGGTTGATTCCATGTCGACTAGTGTTTatatgaagaagatgaataaTGGTGTAGTAGTCGTTCATGCTGAGAGTACTAGTCCTAGTACTACTACTAGAGAGGGAGATAGAGAGATGGGTGCAGTGAATTTTGGACATCACAACCATCAGCATCAAGCGATGATGAAGACTGGAACCGGAGATTCACAGCTTCTACGTTGCCGTGTCATTGCGATG GTACTAGAACTAGGAATTGTTGTACATTCAGTGGTGATAGGACTTTCTCTAGGGGCCTCAAGCAACACTTGCTCCATTAAAGGCCTTGTAGCTGCTCTCTGCTTCCATCAAATGTTTGAAGGAATGGGTCTTGGTGGTTGCATTCTCCAG GCAGAGTATGGTTTGTTGAAGAGAATGGTGATGGTGTTCTTCTTTTCTGTGACAACcccatttggaattgctcttgGAATTGCATTGTCAAGTACATACAAGGAGAACAGTCCAACTGCACTGATCACTGTTGGACTGTTGAATGCATCATCTGCTGGACTTTTGATTTACATGGCTTTGGTTGATCTTCTATCACAAGATTTCATGGGTACAAAGTTGCAGGGAAGCATTAAGCTCCAGATCAAGTGTTACATTGCAGTCCTTTTGGGTGCTGGTGGCATGTCTCTCATGGCTAAATGGGCTTAA
- the LOC119989761 gene encoding fe(2+) transport protein 1-like, translating to MAMLTKLQSLSLLLLLLLLLFTEPISGESPSGCGESEHETCRNSARALKYKIIAIASILVASILGVSLPLVLRQVPIFSPEKDLFTLVKAFASGVILATGYMHVLPDSFDDLRSDCLPDNPWKKFPFSTFVAMISALLTLMVESFAMSRFQKSNPESNNFVADENPSVRAKEGNEMVHFHAIEAGHQESTKLLKHRVVAQVLEMGIVVHSVVIGLSMGASDNPCTIRPLVIAICFHQFFEGMGLGGCIVQAEYGLRMKAILVFFFASTTPFGIALGIGISKVYSEDSPTALIVEGLLNAASAGLLQYMALVELLAADFLGPKLQGNAKLQLWAFVCVFGGAGLMSLMAKWA from the exons ATGGCAATGCTCACTAAACTTCAATCACTctcccttctcctcctcctcctcctcctcctctttacAGAACCCATCTCCGGCGAGTCTCCGTCCGGGTGCGGCGAATCCGAGCATGAAACGTGTCGTAACAGCGCTAGAGCTTTGAAATACAAAATTATTGCCATAGCAAGCATATTGGTTGCTAGCATACTTGGTGTATCATTGCCATTAGTATTACGTCAAGTACCAATTTTTAGTCCAGAAAAAGATTTGTTCACCCTAGTGAAAGCTTTTGCTTCGGGTGTTATATTGGCTACGGGTTATATGCACGTATTGCCAGATTCGTTCGACGATTTGAGATCCGATTGTTTGCCTGACAATCCATGGAAGAAATTCCCATTCTCAACATTTGTGGCAATGATTTCTGCTTTGTTGACACTAATGGTGGAATCGTTCGCGATGAGCCGTTTTCAGAAATCTAATCCGGAGAGTAACAACTTTGTCGCCGATGAAAACCCTAGCGTCCGTGCGAAGGAAGGAAATGAAATGGTGCACTTTCATGCTATTGAGGCAGGTCACCAGGAGAGCACAAAACTTTTGAAGCATAGAGTCGTGGCTCAG GTTTTGGAGATGGGGATTGTGGTGCACTCAGTAGTGATTGGATTATCAATGGGAGCATCTGATAATCCATGCACAATCAGACCTCTTGTGATCGCCATTTGCTTCCACCAATTCTTTGAAGGAATGGGTCTTGGGGGATGCATCGTACag GCTGAGTATGGACTGAGGATGAAGGCAATCTTGGTCTTCTTTTTCGCATCAACGACACCGTTTGGGATAGCTCTCGGGATAGGAATATCGAAGGTGTATAGTGAAGACAGTCCAACGGCGCTGATTGTTGAAGGACTATTGAATGCTGCATCGGCAGGGTTATTGCAGTACATGGCCCTTGTGGAGCTATTGGCGGCGGATTTCTTGGGCCCTAAATTGCAAGGAAATGCGAAGTTACAATTATGGGCTTTCGTTTGCGTTTTCGGGGGAGCTGGGCTTATGTCATTGATGGCTAAATGGGCTTAG